The Chroicocephalus ridibundus chromosome Z, bChrRid1.1, whole genome shotgun sequence sequence cctctctctgctctccctgagcTTGGAGGCTctgggaggggctgggcagcGCTCTGACGagatctgctttcctggtgactgcAGGGAACAATCCCCAGCAATGGAACTCCTGAGGAAGGAGATCAGGCGCCTGGCTGCAGAGATCGATGCTAGCAAGGAGGTGATGCTGCACTTTGGGAAAGAGGGCTGGGACGGGCAAGGCCCTTCCTGGGCCACTTGGTGGGCTTTTCCTGCTCACCCCACACAGCCatcccctgccaggggctgctggtcgaGCTTCTCCGCTCTAAAGCCCCTTGCCCTGGCCAAGGGACCTGTGGTCATTTCCCCTGCTCCCATGTGTCTTTCCAGGAAGTTCGGCTAATGAGAGAGGCAATGTCTGCAAGCACGCAGATGTCTGACTGGGCTCTGAAAGAGGCAGGTACGGATggacgcaggcaggcagggctctcaTCGCACTGAACTCCTGCTCAGTGCTCCCAAAAGGAGGCTGCGCTGCAGACTCTGCTTGACAAAGCGTAGGGAGATTGAACGAAACCACGGCGCCCAAGAGCAtgactgtggcagagctgggcccaGCCCTGCCGTCGGACCCCTCGCTGGTGCCCCTGGCAGcatttctgccctctccctctccgCTGAGCTTTGCTGGGGAACAAAAGCGAGCGGACGGGCTGTCCACGCAGCGCGGCCTCGGCTTGGgtctgcagctcttccccagggGGCTTGCTGTCTCCCAGCACCCGCAGACCTTCTCTTTGTGCAGCCGGGAGGGGCGTGGGGCACGGGgatcccctccttctcctggggcacCTCCAAGCGtgcgctgctggctgtggggctggcaggcagccttaGTAGTTGCCTGCAACCACTAGGTGCTCTGAGCCTGGGCCTTTTGCAGTCACCTGCGCTCTTCTCCCTTCAGGGGCTGCCATGGACCTGCAGAGAtcgtccagcagctctgcaggactctgcagggtgttttggttcctgtgtgctccagccccccaggacaccttTGTGCAGGTACAGGAGCAGAAACCgtcattgctgcttctcttgcctctTTGAAGGTGTGGGGCAAGTCCTGGGGCATCTCCCCTCAGGCCAATGGCGTTGCCCAaggccccggcaccggggcggtGCCAGGCACCTGAGGTCTCCCACAGGGCTTGGCTCCCTAGAAAACAGCAGTTGTCCTCAGAAAGGGGCTGCGCTGAGCTGAgcttcctgcccaccctccctggtccctgctgggtgAAGATACTTCTCCTTCGGGACGCCatttccctgccacagctctgaTTGTCCCTCTCCCgcgggggcagtggagggggtgggaggctgcagagctgctggctgcagagctcctgtccgCTTCCCAACACGCCATTCGTTTcgagcacaagcacagcccacaGGGGCAGTGCCGCCTGTGCTCCTGGCTCCACGGGAGCACACGGGCTCTACTACGTCGTCGTGTTCCCGTCACACCCTCACATTCTGTGCTCTTGCTTTCAGCCGGATGCTTTGCCGGGATACTGCTGGCCTTTCCAAGGGTCTTGGAGCGAGGTGCTGATCCGGTTGCCCACACAAATAACACCAATAGCCATAACCATACAGCACACCGCAAAGATGGCCTCTGCGCTGGTGACTGTCAGCAGTGCCCCCCGAGATTTCACTGTCTCTGTAAGTCTCTGCCGGGCACTGGGGGTTGGGACCTGGCCGCGGGCAAAAGCTCTAACGGGGACTTGCTGCTCTCTGCGCATCTGCCGAGATTctgccgttccctgaggggacaTTTCAAGGGACGTGCCGGGTGGTATCACCCCTCCTAAGGCTCCCTCAGCACCTTTTGGCCCAGCACCTCCGGGCCCCTGAGCAACACACAAGGAGGACACTCAGCCCCACCGCATCCTGCACCAGACCGCACTGGAGCCGCAGGAGTGGGGTGCAGATGACGGGCGCGGGTCTGGCATGAGTGTTTCCTGGTGCTCGGGTCACGACTCACTTCCTCCCCTGTGCTTTATCTCCAAGGGACTGGATGAGGAAGGCGAGCAAGAAACTCTGCTGGGGACATTCACCTACACTTTGCAGAAAGGGCCAAAtcagaccttccctctgcaggTACAGTGTGTGCGTCTGGGCAAGAGGCCAGGGCAGCAACGCCGGTTGGCCAGCAAGCCGCTTGCAGAAGAAGTGCAGAcggtccctgctgggacaggggccTGACCGTGGCCGAGAGGAACATGGGTGGGATGCGGGGGAAGAGTGGCATCCGTCAGGGAGGCAAAAGCAGACGGAAGAGCAgatcagccccatgtctgtgttggaccctgcagctccccagctgcagccgccgGGCAGGCGGTGGCAGGGCGGATGCCCAGCACCTTGCCCTGGCAGCAGGACTTTCCCTGGGCCCTGCTTCCCCGGCACCAGCGAGCCGCAGGTTTCCACGGCTGCCCGCCacctccccgaggccgggcgTTTGCTCTGCAGGGGCACAGGGGTCCTTTGCCGCCTgcgtgggaggaggggaggggagaagggcccGGGGCAGAGGCCGGGCGGTCAGAGGAAGACGCACAGAGCCTGCTCTCACTCTTTACACCCCGGAGTAACGCTGCTTTTTGCCACGGTTTCTTTGCAGAATGGGATTCCCAGAGGCTTTCGGTTTCTGAAACTTGGCATAcggagcaactggggaaaaccaggaTACACCTGCATTTATCGAGTGCAAGTGCATGGGAAGATCGTGGGAAGGAAGGCCGTCGGCCAGACACCTGTGTAGACCTTCTTCcctcaataaaaattaaagcagaaaactgagaaacagagcagagggatgcgGCCGTTAGTCTGGTGCAGAGCAATGTCGTTTCAGAGGTCCCCTCAAAGGTGCCAACTTCTGCCTTTCGCAGGCCGAGTCCTTCCTCAGGCTTTCCGCTTTCTCTCCACCAAGGAGATGTTTCCTAACCGAGCAAAAGGAGACGACGCTCCCGTAGCCTTTCCTTGCCTAAGGTCCTTGGTGAAATCCTTTGGCACGAGGGCCGTCCCTGCGTCTCACCCCAGGCAGGAGTCGTCGGAGCCTGGCAGCGTTGGGGGTCAGGATCCCCAGAGCTCATGAgctccccccccattcccttcaGGGGACACCGTGCATCTGGGGACTGGGTCTAGTGGGGGCCCACATGGGGTGCAGCCATGGCTGGGACCCTTGAGGGGTCTGAAGCTCCAGCACAAGGGCTCCTGCCGCAGTGTCACAGCCCCTGCAGTTATTGCTCCAGTCCCAGGACAGGTCGCGTCTAGTGTCTGGCCATACTGTCCACGGGCATCtgtcacaaacccaaaccaacctctTGATTCGGGGAATTTCTCCGCATCTAATGGACTTGCCTGTGAGCAACCTATGAACTCCTGCTTCTcatataggaagaaaagaaacactaacaCATCTCTCCGGCGAGACAGCCCTGATCTCTTGGCacacctctccccacagcctgctccacgccacccattttcttcccctctctcctcccgccctgcttcctgtggccagcaggtggagggaggtcatcctcccccgctactctgccctggtgaggccgcacctggagta is a genomic window containing:
- the LOC134509064 gene encoding sperm-associated antigen 4 protein-like codes for the protein MRSPLSLLFSKLDKASAAPHRTCLSALSPALLPSSGHIQGPSHPSEVMGAQSGTEYSSCRIRHLFFFSFMPLMIAQCFRLSRSLHKAFHPSRESTAPPSLVSSAVNRKGLVFGLPAAVDAIQRCLGTGISTLQEIVTSSKKGIFAIFVMIIGALVGSCCGILQLMWMQGAEDVAQVPLGQASANLWSLWEQSPAMELLRKEIRRLAAEIDASKEEVRLMREAMSASTQMSDWALKEAGAAMDLQRSSSSSAGLCRVFWFLCAPAPQDTFVQPDALPGYCWPFQGSWSEVLIRLPTQITPIAITIQHTAKMASALVTVSSAPRDFTVSGLDEEGEQETLLGTFTYTLQKGPNQTFPLQNGIPRGFRFLKLGIRSNWGKPGYTCIYRVQVHGKIVGRKAVGQTPV